Genomic window (Sediminispirochaeta smaragdinae DSM 11293):
CTATTGAGGCGATATCGAGCTCTTTTGCTTCGTCCTGCTTCATTGCAAGGGCGTAGGTGTTGTTGAGCTCCCATCGATCGAGCCAGACAATATTGTGGTCGGCCAGATCCTCTTCCTTTACCTTTGCAAAAAGTGTTTCCGGATCGGTAATTGTTGTGTCGTGCCCAAGGTATACGGACCATGCCGTACCCGTATATTCGGCATAAAGATCTGTCTGTCCTGTTTCAAGACCGTCTCTGGTAATTTTGCTTCCGGTGCCGAATTGTTCCTTTACCTCGAAACCCTTATTCCTCAGAAGTTCTGCCATCATGTTGCCCACGATGTATTGTTCTGTGAAATTCTTTGCTCCGACGGTTACTCTTCCCTTCTGCTCCTCTTTTCCCGCCTCCTCTTTTTTGGCACATCCCGGAAATAGGATGGCCGATGTAAGGACGACAATAGCAAAGGCCGCAAAAATTCTAGCTTTTTGTCTCATGATCTTCTCCTCTCTGTACAGATAGTGTTCTTCGATATTAAAACTCTGCCTTATCGGCCGAGTTTTAATCCTTTCGGCGTTACTCGCCGTTCCATTATGGCAAGGAAGGTATCTACGATAATTGCGATAAGTGCGGTTAATAGTGCGCCCGTAAGTATGATGTAGTTTTTATTAAGTTTGAGTCCGATAAAAATGAGGTCTCCCAATCCCCCTCCGCCGATTACCGCGGCAACGGTGGCTGTTCCCACATTGATAGTTGCGGCACTTCGTATGCCGGCCATGATAACGGGGCTGGCCATAGGAAACTTAATGTTCCATAGGATTTGGCGGTCGGTCAGTCCTATGCCTCTGGCCGCTTCGATTGTTTTGGTATCGATACTCATTAAGCCGCTGGTTGCATTGAAGACAATAGGGACCAGGCTGTAGAAGAAAAGTGCAATGATTGCCGGCCTCATACCGATACCGACAATGAGGAATACAAGGGCTACGACGGCAATAGACGGAACGGCCTGGGCCGCCGCTGTTATCGTTAGAATGATTCTGCCGAGATCCCTCCTCTTCTCATTGCTGGCGGCAATCGCGACGGCAAGTCCTATGATCACGGTGAAAAAGATTGAAACGGAAAAAAGGATCAGGTGCTGCCCTACGAGGGCAAGTATTTGTTCCCGGTTTTCCGAGACATATGCTACTATCGACATCAATCCTCCTGTGCCTTTTTGAATTCATTGAAAATGTCTTCGAGGTTTATGGCTCCGACGAAGCGGTTGCCCTCGGTGACGACAGGGAGCGAGCTCTCCCCTGCATCAATCATCAAGCTGAAGGTCTCCTGGAGGTTATTGTTTTTTTCTACCGTAACCACGTTGTCGATAAATGAGAGGTGTGGTTGGGGATCCTTTCTGCTTTTTTCCAGGGCGAAAAGGCCGAGAAATTTCTCGTCGCTGTCGGTAACGATCGCAACCCGCTTTCCCTTTTCTTCCATCTTTCGGATAACGGCTTCCGGCTTATCCGCTTTGTGTACCTGCACATATCCCGTGGTGACGATGTAGTCTTTGTTTTTCTTTAGGACAAGGGCCTTGATGTTTCGATCATGACCAAGGAGTTTTTCTACAAATTTGTTTTCAGGTTCGTACAAAATGTTATTTACATTGTCATATTGCACAAGATTCCCGTTTTGCATGATTGCAATCTTGTCGCCGAGCTTTATCGCCTCATTGATATCATGGGTAACGAAGACGATAGTCTTTTCTATCTTTTCCTGAATCGATAAGAAAGAGTCGTGCAGGCGAGAGCGATTGATCGGATCAATGGCGCCGAAGGGTTCGTCCATGAGTAGAATTTCCGGATCGGCAGCAAGAGCACGTGCAAGCCCCACCCGCTGCCTTTCTCCTCCGGAGAGCTGCAAGGGGTATTTATGAACGTAGCTACCGTTTAGGGTCACAAGATGCAGTAGCTCATCCACCCTGTTTTTAATTTTCCGCTCATCCCATCCAATGAGCCTCGGTACCATCGCTATGTTTGTAAAGACGTCCATATGGGGAAAGAGTCCGGTTTCTTGGATGACGTAACCGATGCTTCTTCGTAGCTGTACCGCATCGAGATCGTAGATTGAACGGCCGGAGATCGTAATATCCCCTTCGGTGGCATCGATCAATCGGTTGATCATTTTTAACGTTGTGGTTTTCCCACACCCGGAAGGACCGATCAGCATGGTAATCTTTCCCTGTTCGATGGTCATAGAGAGGTCTTGTACTGCAAGTTTCTTATCAAATCGTTTAGTTACACGTTTGAGCTCTATCATTCTATACGCTCCTCCGATACGGGGGTGATTTTCAATCCGCGAGGGGTCAGCCATTCTTCGACTTTCATGAGAAGCATGTTGATTCCTATACCGAGGGCCGATACTACAAGGGCTCCGGAAAGCACCATAAGAAAGTTGGCTCGTCCGATTCCGCTGAAGATGAAATAGCCGAGACCTCCGGCTCCTACCAGAGAGGCGTATGTAGCAACGCTGACACCGAGTACAATGGCGTTTCGCACCCCTGCCATGATGACCGGAATCGAAAGCGGGAGTTTTATGCGGAAGAGTATCTGCTGTCCGGTCAGGCCGATTCCCTTTGCAGCTTCGATCATCCGGGGAGACACGCTATTGAGGGCTGCATAGGTGTTTCGAATGATTGGTAAAAGGGAATACATCATAATTGCCAGAATAGCTGGGGTTATACCGATGCCGAGTTTAACGGGCGCCAGAACAACAACCATGATTCCAAAGAGTGCCAAACTGGGGATGGTCATCAGGATACTGCAGATATAAATAATGATCTTTGCCAATTTGGGTTTGCCCGATATGAAAAAACCAATGGGTACGCTGATGATAATCGAGAAGGGAATGCTGAGAAGCACAACCTTGAGATGCTGGAGAAACTGCAGCAACAGGGTCGGCCCATAATAATGAAGATAGGTCGAAAGGTTAATAAGCCCTCCTTATATTCTGAATTGTATTTATTAGTATAAACAAATTATTGATGATTGGTCAATGAAATGATATTTAAAATTTGTGATGTAAGTATGTTATGTATGATTTAATTGTTTACAATAATAGTAATTATATTATGTTTTCCTTGTTTTGAGAGGAATATCAGCTTTTAGTGTTACGTTTAATAAAATATACTGCTAAATATATTATCATGGAGAAAAATTCCATAGATTGATTTCTTTAGAGCTGTAAAGAAGACTGGTCGTAAAAATGAAAACCATGTAGAATAAATGGCAGAGATCGTTTCGGAGGTCGTATGGATGCCTGAACACTATGATATCAGCTACGATGTGCTTGTTACGCTTCGGCGGATCATTAGAGCAATCGATATGCATTCAAAGAGACTTGGCAAAGAATATGGACTTACCGGTCCACAGCTCATGATTCTGAAAGAAATTCGATCGGGTACGGATATCACCATCGGTCATGTAGCCAAGAAAGTTTCCCTGAGCCAGGCTACGGTCACCAATATTATCGACCGCCTTGAAAAGCGGGGTATGGTAACCAGGGAACGCAGTACCCTCGACAAGCGGAGGGTCATTGTACGAACCACCGATAAGGCCGAAGAGATACTGAAAACCAATCCCTCGGTGCTTCAGGCCGATTTTATCAATAGCTTCCAAACCCTAGAAACATGGGAACAGAATCTTATCCTCTCATCCCTTCAGCGGATTGCCACGATGATGGGTGCTGAGCATATATCATTTCCCGAAGAAGAGGTGGGACAGTTTATATAGTGGTATCGATCCGGGTTCCTCGCTGGTCGTCCCACTGCTCATAGTGATGCGTGTCGGGAGCCTCGACAGGTGGATGTTCTTCTTCCTCTGGAGGAACTTCTTCCACCGGGCCGGGAACCGGGCTTGGGTATGTATTCGGGGCGATTGAATCTATATCGGACATAGAAACACCTCCTTGTATTAATATAAAAAATTCCGTAAGGAGCGGCAAGAAATGAAAGATCAACGACATGATGAGCTGGCGAAACTGCTGGTAGAATACTCTATCCGCCTGCAAGCGGGGGAGCGCTGTCTGATTCAGAGCGTCGATGTTCCTGTTGAAATGGTGGAAGCACTGATACGTGCGGTATATGCAGTGGGCGGACATCCGATTGTCAATATGACCAGTGAACGGGTGCAGCGGGCCCTTGCTGCCGAAGCGAGTGTTGAAAGCATTGCCTCGCTTGCTGAGACCGAATCGGATCGCATGAAAAAGATGGACGCCTATATTGGGATCAGGGCCTCCTGGAACGAGCTGGAAATGGGGGATATCGGCGCCGATAAAAGCAGCCTGTATCGAACCAATTACGTGCAGCCCGTTCATTTCGGTATTCGGGTGCCTCACACAAAGTGGGTTGTGCTCCGCTATCCTACACCAACCATGGCATATCAGGCTGCCATGTCCACCGAGGCCTTTGAGGATTTTTACTATCGAGTTTCCGTTGGAGTGGATTATGCGGCAATGAGCCGGGCCATGGATCGAGCCGAGGAATTCCTTTCCCTGGCAAAATCGGTTCACATCACCGGGCCGGGGACCGATCTCCGCTTTTCTATCGAGGGCCTTCCTGCCGTCAAGTGTGACGGGAGCGCCAACATTCCCGATGGGGAGGTGTATACCTGTCCTGTTCGTGAGAGCGTTGAGGGGATGATTTCGTATAACACCCCCTCGACGCTGGATGGATTTACCTACCGTGATATCTCTTTCCGATTTGAAAAGGGGCGGATCATCGAGGCAAAGGCAAACGACAGTGAACGTATCAACCAGGTGCTTGATACGGATGATGGGGCACGCTATATCGGGGAATTCTCCTTTGGATGCAACCCCTGGATCGAAAGTCCCATGGACAATACCCTTTTCGACGAAAAGATTGCGGGGTCGTTTCACTTTACACCGGGGAATGCCTATGACGACTGCGACAATGGAAACCGCAGTGCGGTTCACTGGGACCTCGTTTGCATTCAGCGACCGGAGTGGGGCGGTGGTGAGATCAGCATCGACGGCGAATTGATCCGGAAGGATGGCCGCTTCGTCCATGAAGCCTTCCAGGCCTTGAATCCCGACCGTCTGAAATAGTGTAAGAGAGGAATCGTTGTCCGTTGCGGCTTCTTTTCACTAAAGGTCTGGATACACCCAGGGAAGCTCCGGCGTCGGTATAGGGCTACAGCGCTCTGTTTCGATTGCCGGAACCCTGTAGCTTTCTCCCGTTGAGGGGTTGTAATAGCTGGTTTCGGTAAGGCGACCGGTTATCCTGTACCACTGGCTTTCTCCTGTTACGGCAGGCAGTACTTCCGGGTTGTGTATCAGAAAACCGATGGTAAGGACGTCCGCCGCGCAGCACCACATCAGCATTCGTCCGAGTAATACCTGCCCCTCCTGAAGCCCTGCTCCGGTATGGATAAAGCCGTCGACCGTGATCTCTCTTCCCATATAGGCTTCATGATGATCATAGAGCTCTTGGTACCACCAGTAGTAGTGTTCCTGGTCCAGCACGATAGGCCCCTCCGGAGGAATCTTCTCTTCCCCTTCTTCCTGCCTCTGAACCGTCGGCTTCTGTGTGTTCACGATGGATACGGCCTGGCTCCCTGAGGCTTCCGGAAACCGCGCAGTATAGATTCCCGGAAGAAAAAGCAAGGGGAGGAAGAAGGCCAACATGCCGTCCTTCGGCGCTGGGGCGCCTGTGATGGCAAAGAGAAGAAACAAGGCCGATGCGGCAAGCAGCACAGGGATGTAGCGGGGGACGAGAAGAAGTCTTACCCGGTCGGTGATCACAAGCGTGAGAAAAACTGCAGCATAGCAGAGTGAAGCAAGCCGCGTAATCCATGACCCCTTCATGCTATAGCCGCCGTTACAAAAACCGTTCCCACGATAATGATGATGAGAAGGATGACCTCCCGCCGAGGAAAAGAACGGAACAGGAGAAGGGTGTTTTTCAGGTCGAGCATGGGACCGAGAATGAGAAACGCCAGTATCGCTTTTTGTGAGAACCACGGCAGATAGCCTCTGGCGATGAAGGCGTCGGCTTCAGAACAGACCGAAAAGAGAAAAGCCAGCACCATCATGATAATTTCGGAAAGGATCGGAATCCTCCCAATCTTCATGAGTGATTCCATGGGGATGAAGCTTCGTGCCGCAGAGGTGATGACGGCCCCGAGGAGAAAATATCGTCCCATGAAAAAGAACTCTCCGGCGACCGACGATATGAAGCCCCTGATGCCCTGTTTTTCTTTTGCTGCTGTTTCGCAGCTACAGCTTGCACAACCGCAACTGGCACCATGATTATCCTCGGTGTGTTTATGGTGTATATGCTTTTTCTTTTCACCGCTGGGGGAGGGCAGAAGGAGCAATAACAGCGCACCGATAATCAGAATGGCCACCCATCCGAGGATGAACCTACCGGCGATCACCTTAGCTTCGCCTCTGAAGGCGTAGGCGGTTGAAAAAATGACTATGGGATTGATCAAGGGCACCGCTATCATGAAGGTATAGGCGGCAGCGGGAGAGAGCCCCTTTTCTCTCAGGCTACGTGCAACAGGAACAATGGCACATTCGCAGAGGGGAAATATCAGTCCTATAAGTGATGCAAGTAAAATCCCGAAGATCGGCACCGCAGTGATTCGCTCTATGACCTCGGGTTTCAGATAGTAGCGAACAATGGTCGCAATCAGCGACCCCAAAAGGAGAAAAGGCAAGGCTTCCGCTATCATTGCCCAGAGGATATAGGAAAAAAGCGCATAGGAGTTGGCCGCATCCATCATTGGCTCATTTCGCTTTACGCGCTGAATCCCGATGAAGTCGTCCCCCGGATAGCGGCCTTAATCCGGCGTTGAGTGATTCCCACTGGTCGATGGGAAAATCAAACCAAACAATATCTCCCGCCGACATTCCCGTGTTGCTGTTCTCGAAAAAAGCAGCAAGTTGTTCCATCGCCGGATTATGCGCCACGACAATGACGGCCGGGGCCGATGCCTTGCCCGCTATCAGGTTCAGATAATCGTCTGCTGTTCCCGTGTAGAGTCCCGCAAGCGGGACGGGCGTGGGGCACTTAGGAAGGGCTGCTGCCATGATGCGGGCGGTTTCAAGGGCTCTGGCAGCCTCGGAGCAGAAAATTTGACCTGGCAGAGGGCTAAGCTCTATGAGCCGGGCGGCCATCGCCTCGGCATCTATACGGCCCTGATGGGTCAGTTCTCTGTCGAAGTCCCGTTTACCGTCGCCATGTTCCGGCTTTGCATGGCGCATGAGATAGAGTCGTTTCATTGAAGCGCTCCTTTATATTTCCAAGTTTTTCGTTCTTCAAAGACCCCGTTTCCCTTAAAAAGCGCACGCAAAGACTTCGGAAGGGATCCGATCAGCTCATCAGATACGGATATGCTGCCCGGATCGGTACCATTTTTCTCCAAGTGGGCAGCGTAGTTGATGGTTTCCGAAACAATCTGTCCGGTTTCATCTGCGAATTTTATTTTCCCGGTATCCAGGCCGATCCTGAGACGAATGATCTCGTTGACCGGCTTGTCGGGAGAGGCATTGAAAACCCCGATGAGGCTTTGTACCTCCAGGGCGAACATCACGGCACGCTGCTGATGCCCTTTGAAGGTGAAAGCGAGAATACCGCCGTCTCCTGCCCAGTTCCAGATTCTGCCATCGTAATCCTCCAAAACCTTTCGCAAAAAGGCCCAGAATCTGAAATAAAGCTTTTCCGCCTTCTTTATTCCGTGTTTTTTTACAATGGCAGAATTCCCGACAATATCGACACTCGCAATGGTCATGTCGTAACGCTTTCCCTGCTTTAAGGCACCCCAATTCGAAAGCTCCGAAGGATCTTCCCTGAGCTTACGAATTTTACGTTTCTTTTCATCGTAGACAAGCCCCGAATAGAGCATCATATTTCTCATCTCTTCGATGCCTTCGAGATTCACGGTTTTTCCGAGAAGCTGATTTCCGTCGATTTCTATGAGGAGTTTCAAAAGTCGTTCTTCATATCCCTTTTGCTCACATTCCTGGATAAAGGCAGTTGCCGCTTTCCTGGTCGGAACGGTTATATGGGAATCGAGGCCCAGGATGGTATGGGAGCAATAGTGGTTCATAAGAAGACATCCCAGCTCATCGATTTGGTCAGGTTTTAGTGATTTTGTCATCATTTCTGCTATGTGATTGTGTAGTGACGGGTCGAGCATGCTATATCCTTTCGAAAAGCTCATGTTGTTGCTATTGTACCAAAGCAGTATACTTCGAAGCCTTTTTTCAAACAAGAGAAAAGGGATTCCTCCACTGGATTGCTTTACCGAATTAGCTGTCGCTGAGGGTATACTCTACCTCAATTGAACATCGTATCTGTTCGCCGGGAGCGATGTCGAAGGGGAAAAGCGATTTGAGAAGGGCAAGGGCCTCTTTATCCAGCAGCGAGCTTCCTGAAGAGCGTTGGAGTAGGCACTCTTCGAGGGTTCCGTTGGGCGCTATCGAAAGCCTTACCGCTACAAGGCCTTCTATTCCCCTGTTTCTGGCTATTGGAGGATAGGTGAAGTTTCGTGATATGCGGTTTTTGAGGATCATGAGGAAAAGGTCGGCAACATCGGCTACATTATCGGCGCCTACTTTCTCCCCGGTTTCTGTTGAGCCTTCATTGACGTGATAGTATGCCTGTTCTCCCCCTTCTGCCGCTCCCTCACGAGAACGAGGTACCATTTCTTTCTCTTGCAAAGCGTGGGAGTGTGTAGATGTGTCGTCCGATTGTTGATGTTCTGTTGACTCTGAACCTACCTTTGCCGGTGCCTCGTTTTGCTTTTGAACGGCAGGCGATTCTACTTTCGGCGGGGAAGTTTCCCGATGTCCGGAATCGGGCATGGACTCTATCTTGTCCTGAGTGGCAACACGCTTTTGCTCGGGGGATCCGAGATCCAGATAGAGCTCGGAGATCTGCTCCTGCCTCTCCACTTGGGAGGGAGCTTGAAAGAGTGCACCATCCATCCATCTTCCGAAGCAAAGAAAAAAGAGAGCATGGAGCAAGGCAGCCGAGGCTATCGCCACCGCCTGCCTCCTGTGTTCTTCAAGCTGCTCGGACACCTTTGCCGACATCCTTATCTACAAGCTATAGCGTCCGCTCAGGGTACATGATCTTCCCTGACCTGGGTAATAGCTGCTGGTGTCCGACCAACTATTGTAATAGACGTAGGATGCATAGTTTTCATCCAAAAGATTGTCGACGGAAAAGATGATGGTAAGGTTACCCATTCGTGTTGTGGGTTTCCAGCGTAAAGATGCATCGACTATAACATAGCCGTCGACCTTTTCCTGGGTATTGGCATTATCCCCCCCCTGGTAAGAGGAACCTCGGTAGCTTGTTCCCAGCTCCGTTTCTAACCGATGGGGGAGGGCAAAGAGCAGGGATGCTCCGGCTACATGTTTGGAAACAAGGGGAATTTCTTTGTCTTCGTTGTCCCCATGTATAAAGGTCGGCAACACATAGGCGTAAGAGCCGGACATGGTCAGCCATGGTTTCGGTTTCAACGTTAGCTCTGTCTCGCCGCCGATTCTCCGGGTCTCATCCAGGTTTTCATTTTGAGAGGTGGCCGTATTGTAGACAATTTCATGTTTCATGAGATTGAGATAGGCCCGGCCCTTTATTTCGAGCAGGGAAGAAATTTTTATCGAGCCCCCTGTTTCGAACAGGTAGCCCTTTTCCGCTTCCAGGTCGGGAAGGAATGTTCCGTAGGTTATCTGTTCATCAGTAAAGGGATAACGGAAGACTCGTTCGTGGCGCAGATAGAGTTTTGAGTTTTCGTCGGGGTTCCAGCGCAGGCCTATGGACCAGGCCGGACCGATGTGCCACGCATTATCATCGTCGGTAAAGATATCGGCACCATCAAAGCGGAAACCTCCGGAAGCCCCTATGCTGTCGCCGATCTTAACCTCCAGATTCGTGTAGCCTCCAAGGGAAAGGAGAGAAACCTCTGTCTCGGCCGTGGCGTTATTTCGTTCGGCCGAATCGTATGTGCTAGAGTCGAGATAACTGTACCTCGTGTCGATTCCGGAAACCATGGTGATGGGGTAGTGTCCCTCGGCAGTGGTTTCGAAGCTTGCCTGGGGTTGAAAACTTAGCGAGTGATAGATGTTGTCGTAATAGTAGCTACCCCATGACGGCATATCCGGGGAGAAATTCTTATACTCGTAGCCCAAAAGAGTATCGAAAAGCAGCTTGTCCGTTGCCTGGTATTCACCGTGAAGATCTGCCGAGAGGATGTGTTCGGTAGATTCGTCGGCATGATTGACGGCCTCGGTGGGGTCATCCTCCAACTGATCCTTGGTAAGACCGCCCGGCATCTGGTAATAGTTGTAGCTGTAGCCGAGGCCGAGATCAAGGACCAGCTTGCTCGTGGGGTAAAGATTTCCTGTTATTTTACCATGGGCCGCCTGTTGTTCGCTGCTATCCCGATAGCCGTCGCTCGAATAATAATCTCCGCTGACACTGAGCGATCCATTTCCCCTCGCAATGCCGGCGGAGATGGCTTCCTTAAAACTCTGGTAACTTTCCAGGGTGCTCGAGATACTCAGAGACAGGGGATCGCTTTGCTTTTTTGTAATGATATTGATGACGCCACCTATTGCTCCACTTCCGTAGAGTACCGACCCCCCACCGTGGAGGACCTCGATCCGCTCGATGGATTCCAGGGAGATAGACTGCCAGTTGATCGAGCTCATATCGGGATTGTTGAGCCGTTTTCCGTCCACCATTACCACAACCCTGCCGAAGGAACTTTCTCCGAATCCGCCCATGGAAATTTGGCTCTTTGCCGTTGTCGAATCGCTGCGGAACTGGATTCCGGGGACCCTTTCCAGCAGATCGACAATAGATGTGACCCCGCTTTCTTGTACTTCTCCGGCAGTGATGACGGTCACCTCCGCGGTCGTTTCGCTCTCTTTCGTCGGAATCCTGTTTGCGGTTACGACAACGCTGATTTTTGATGCTTCTCCGTTTTCTGTCTCTTCCTCGGCCCAGATGGGAACGAGCCATAAAGATATAAGGACGAAAACGAGAATGGCGATCGGAATGAATCTATGGTTCATGTAGCCTCCGGAAGGAGGTAAAGAGACGAAACCTGCTTTTGCGATTGGTTGCAAGCATGTCACTTTACCGGTCCCTGTACGTGAGAGATGCGGTAATGAAGGTCGAAGTGACCCCTGACGGATAAAATCGTCTTCCGGCTTACGACCTTGTCATGGTCGCTTACGGCGGCACGCCCACATCTGATTTTCACAGATTTCCGTTATTTCATCCGTCATTATCAATGAAAGCGCCAGTATAACGCGCCATCACTATTCGGTATTGCATTTTTTTTCAAAAAAATGCAATACCTTATGCTTGCAGAACCGCCGCCACCTTTTCAAAAGCTTGTAGCAGAAGCGTCCTTGAGCAGGCAATATTGGCCCTGAGAAAACCCTCGCCCGAAGTGCCGAAGAGCGATCCCGATTCCAGCCAGACGCCTGCCTCGTCGATGAATAGGCGTTCCAGCTGCGAGCTTGTCAAGCTGCTCTTCGCCAGAATCGGCCGAACATCGAGCCAAAGCAGGTATGTTGCCTCCAGGGGCATGACCGTGATATCCGGGATATTTTCTTTTAGGAAAAGGGTCAAGGCATCCCTGTTGCCCATAATGTATTTCAACGTCTCTTCGAGCCATGCTTCGCCCTCTCGGTAGGCTGCTTCGCAGGCAACGGCGCCGAAGCAATTGGGCAGATCACCGCAACTTCGCTTGAGTTCCTCCCGAAAACGCCTTCTCAACCGACTATCGGTGATGACGATGTTGCTGGTTGCAAGACCCGGAATATTGAAGGTTTTACTCGGTGCCGTACAGAGAACTGTCTGTTCCGCGACTCCCTCATCCAGCAGGGGAAAGGGGGTGTGACGGCGGGGAGCGTCAGGCATGACTAAATCGCAGTGGATCTCGTCGGAAACCACGATAAGCTTATGCTTTTCCGCAATGCGGGCAACATCTTCCAACTCTCCGGGATCCCACACCCTGCCGACAGGATTGTGCGGACTGCAAAGGATCATCAATTTTGCAGAGGCGGCCATCTCTTCAAGCTCTTGAAGATTCATGGTGTAGTATCCGTGCCTTTCGACAAGATTATTAACCATGAGATTTCGGCCGTTATCAGTAACAGCCGAAGCAAAAGGGTAGTAGACCGGATTTTGGATGATGACATTGTCTCCCGGTTCGGTAAAGGCCCTTATCGCGGCATGTATTGCCGGAACGATTCCCGGGGATATGGTAACGCTCTCTTTTTCTATCGAAAAATCAAACCTTCTTGAGAACCATCTGTCGAGTTCCCGGTAATAACCGTCGCCTGCCATGGTATATCCGAATATAGGGTGGCTGTTCCGTTCGGCAATGGCCTTTGTTACCGCTTCCGGCGTCGGAAAATCCATATC
Coding sequences:
- a CDS encoding glycine betaine ABC transporter substrate-binding protein, which produces MRQKARIFAAFAIVVLTSAILFPGCAKKEEAGKEEQKGRVTVGAKNFTEQYIVGNMMAELLRNKGFEVKEQFGTGSKITRDGLETGQTDLYAEYTGTAWSVYLGHDTTITDPETLFAKVKEEDLADHNIVWLDRWELNNTYALAMKQDEAKELDIASIGNLASYVSKQPEALNFGIDQEFYERPDGFFKMAETYDFTVAKKQVKTMDVGLSYEALDRGQVDVAMVFATDGLLKKYGLRVLSDDKNFFPVYNLAVTVRKEVIDKHPEIADIMKPLAQLLDDTTMQGLNYRVDAEGLPAKMVAQEFLKDNGLIE
- a CDS encoding ABC transporter permease, which translates into the protein MSIVAYVSENREQILALVGQHLILFSVSIFFTVIIGLAVAIAASNEKRRDLGRIILTITAAAQAVPSIAVVALVFLIVGIGMRPAIIALFFYSLVPIVFNATSGLMSIDTKTIEAARGIGLTDRQILWNIKFPMASPVIMAGIRSAATINVGTATVAAVIGGGGLGDLIFIGLKLNKNYIILTGALLTALIAIIVDTFLAIMERRVTPKGLKLGR
- a CDS encoding betaine/proline/choline family ABC transporter ATP-binding protein (Members of the family are the ATP-binding subunit of ABC transporters for substrates such as betaine, L-proline or other amino acids, choline, carnitine, etc. The substrate specificity is best determined from the substrate-binding subunit, rather than this subunit, as it interacts with the permease subunit and not with substrate directly.), whose translation is MIELKRVTKRFDKKLAVQDLSMTIEQGKITMLIGPSGCGKTTTLKMINRLIDATEGDITISGRSIYDLDAVQLRRSIGYVIQETGLFPHMDVFTNIAMVPRLIGWDERKIKNRVDELLHLVTLNGSYVHKYPLQLSGGERQRVGLARALAADPEILLMDEPFGAIDPINRSRLHDSFLSIQEKIEKTIVFVTHDINEAIKLGDKIAIMQNGNLVQYDNVNNILYEPENKFVEKLLGHDRNIKALVLKKNKDYIVTTGYVQVHKADKPEAVIRKMEEKGKRVAIVTDSDEKFLGLFALEKSRKDPQPHLSFIDNVVTVEKNNNLQETFSLMIDAGESSLPVVTEGNRFVGAINLEDIFNEFKKAQED
- a CDS encoding ABC transporter permease; amino-acid sequence: MLQFLQHLKVVLLSIPFSIIISVPIGFFISGKPKLAKIIIYICSILMTIPSLALFGIMVVVLAPVKLGIGITPAILAIMMYSLLPIIRNTYAALNSVSPRMIEAAKGIGLTGQQILFRIKLPLSIPVIMAGVRNAIVLGVSVATYASLVGAGGLGYFIFSGIGRANFLMVLSGALVVSALGIGINMLLMKVEEWLTPRGLKITPVSEERIE
- a CDS encoding MarR family winged helix-turn-helix transcriptional regulator; protein product: MAEIVSEVVWMPEHYDISYDVLVTLRRIIRAIDMHSKRLGKEYGLTGPQLMILKEIRSGTDITIGHVAKKVSLSQATVTNIIDRLEKRGMVTRERSTLDKRRVIVRTTDKAEEILKTNPSVLQADFINSFQTLETWEQNLILSSLQRIATMMGAEHISFPEEEVGQFI
- a CDS encoding aminopeptidase; this translates as MKDQRHDELAKLLVEYSIRLQAGERCLIQSVDVPVEMVEALIRAVYAVGGHPIVNMTSERVQRALAAEASVESIASLAETESDRMKKMDAYIGIRASWNELEMGDIGADKSSLYRTNYVQPVHFGIRVPHTKWVVLRYPTPTMAYQAAMSTEAFEDFYYRVSVGVDYAAMSRAMDRAEEFLSLAKSVHITGPGTDLRFSIEGLPAVKCDGSANIPDGEVYTCPVRESVEGMISYNTPSTLDGFTYRDISFRFEKGRIIEAKANDSERINQVLDTDDGARYIGEFSFGCNPWIESPMDNTLFDEKIAGSFHFTPGNAYDDCDNGNRSAVHWDLVCIQRPEWGGGEISIDGELIRKDGRFVHEAFQALNPDRLK
- a CDS encoding TIGR03943 family putative permease subunit; its protein translation is MKGSWITRLASLCYAAVFLTLVITDRVRLLLVPRYIPVLLAASALFLLFAITGAPAPKDGMLAFFLPLLFLPGIYTARFPEASGSQAVSIVNTQKPTVQRQEEGEEKIPPEGPIVLDQEHYYWWYQELYDHHEAYMGREITVDGFIHTGAGLQEGQVLLGRMLMWCCAADVLTIGFLIHNPEVLPAVTGESQWYRITGRLTETSYYNPSTGESYRVPAIETERCSPIPTPELPWVYPDL
- a CDS encoding permease: MMDAANSYALFSYILWAMIAEALPFLLLGSLIATIVRYYLKPEVIERITAVPIFGILLASLIGLIFPLCECAIVPVARSLREKGLSPAAAYTFMIAVPLINPIVIFSTAYAFRGEAKVIAGRFILGWVAILIIGALLLLLLPSPSGEKKKHIHHKHTEDNHGASCGCASCSCETAAKEKQGIRGFISSVAGEFFFMGRYFLLGAVITSAARSFIPMESLMKIGRIPILSEIIMMVLAFLFSVCSEADAFIARGYLPWFSQKAILAFLILGPMLDLKNTLLLFRSFPRREVILLIIIIVGTVFVTAAIA
- a CDS encoding SixA phosphatase family protein; this translates as MKRLYLMRHAKPEHGDGKRDFDRELTHQGRIDAEAMAARLIELSPLPGQIFCSEAARALETARIMAAALPKCPTPVPLAGLYTGTADDYLNLIAGKASAPAVIVVAHNPAMEQLAAFFENSNTGMSAGDIVWFDFPIDQWESLNAGLRPLSGGRLHRDSARKAK
- a CDS encoding adenylate/guanylate cyclase domain-containing protein, with product MNHYCSHTILGLDSHITVPTRKAATAFIQECEQKGYEERLLKLLIEIDGNQLLGKTVNLEGIEEMRNMMLYSGLVYDEKKRKIRKLREDPSELSNWGALKQGKRYDMTIASVDIVGNSAIVKKHGIKKAEKLYFRFWAFLRKVLEDYDGRIWNWAGDGGILAFTFKGHQQRAVMFALEVQSLIGVFNASPDKPVNEIIRLRIGLDTGKIKFADETGQIVSETINYAAHLEKNGTDPGSISVSDELIGSLPKSLRALFKGNGVFEERKTWKYKGALQ